One Dioscorea cayenensis subsp. rotundata cultivar TDr96_F1 chromosome 15, TDr96_F1_v2_PseudoChromosome.rev07_lg8_w22 25.fasta, whole genome shotgun sequence genomic region harbors:
- the LOC120277112 gene encoding photosystem II 22 kDa protein, chloroplastic, producing MAQSMLMSSLGGHLLNSKKQPLLHSLRPTPFSHLILHPSSSSSSSSPSPCYAPTLAVFKSRTKAPPAKKPSKEKLKVEDGIFGTSGGIGFTKQNELFVGRVAMIGFAASLLGEAITGKGILAQLNLETGIPIYEAEPLLLFFILFTLLGAIGALGDRGRFVDDPAPPTGLDKAVIPPGKSFRSALGLKEGGPLFGFTKSNELFVGRLAQLGIAFSLIGEIITGKGALGQLNIETGVPINDIEPLVLFNVAFFFFAALNPGTGQFVTDEEDE from the exons ATGGCTCAATCAATGCTCATGTCTAGCCTTGGTGGCCACCTTTTGAACTCCAAGAAACAACCATTGCTTCACTCTCTTCGCCCCACTCCATTCTCTCACCTCATCCTTcatccttcctcttcttcttcatcttcttctccttctccttgctACGCTCCCACACTAGCCGTTTTCAAGTCCAGAACCAAAGCTCCACCAGCTAAGAAG CCGTCGAAGGAAAAGCTAAAAGTGGAAGATGGTATCTTTGGCACTTCAGGAGGGATTGGTTTCACTAAGCAAAATGAGCTCTTTGTTGGCCGCGTTGCCATGATTGGCTTTGCT GCGTCTCTGCTTGGAGAAGCTATAACAGGGAAAGGAATCCTTGCTCAACTGAATCTGGAAACTGGGATCCCAATCTATGAAGCTGAGCCTTTGCtgctcttcttcatcctcttcacTCTTCTCGGCGCCATTGGAGCTCTGGGTGACCGTGGCCGCTTTGTCGATGATCCTGCTCCTCCCACTGGACTCGATAAGGCTGTCATTCCTCCTGGAAAAAGCTTCAGGTCTGCTCTTGGTCTCAAAGAAGGAG GTCCTCTGTTTGGATTCACAAAGTCAAATGAGCTCTTCGTGGGGAGATTGGCACAATTGGGGATTGCATTCTCTCTTATTGGAGAGATCATCACTGGAAAAGGAGCACTAGGACAGCTAAACATTGAAACTGGTGTGCCGATCAATGATATTGAACCGCTTGTGTTGTTCAACGTtgcattcttcttcttcgctgCATTGAATCCGGGTACTGGTCAATTTGTcactgatgaagaagatgaatga
- the LOC120277111 gene encoding fructose-bisphosphate aldolase 1, chloroplastic, giving the protein MASATLLKSSFLPRKTEWLNTARPNTNKSSAVVFSVRAGSYADELVKTAKTIASPGRGILAMDESNATCGKRLASIGLENTEANRQAYRTLLVTPTELGNYISGAILFEETLYQSTTDGKKIVDVLVEQKIVPGIKVDKGLVPLAGSNDESWCQGLDGLASRCAAYYQQGARFAKWRTVVSIPNGPSALAVKEAAWGLARYAAISQDNGLVPIVEPEILLDGHHGIERTFEVAQKVWAEVFFYMAENNVMFEGILLKPSMVTPGAECEEKATPEQVAEYTLKLLKRRIPPAVPGIMFLSGGQSEVEATLNLNAMNQSPNPWHISFSYARALQNTCLKTWGGRPENVKAAQDALLLRAKANSLAQLGKYSGEGESAEAKKGMFVKNWSY; this is encoded by the exons ATGGCCTCTGCTACTCTCCTCAAATCCTCATTCCTTCCCCGGAAAACCGAATGGCTTAACACTGCCCGGCCAAACACTAACAAGTCCTCTGCTGTCGTCTTTTCTGTTCGCGCAGGCTCTTATGCTGATGAACTTGTTAAAACTGCG AAAACTATTGCATCGCCGGGTAGAGGAATTTTGGCTATGGATGAATCCAATGCAACTTGCGGGAAGCGTCTTGCATCCATCGGCTTGGAGAACACAGAGGCCAATAGACAGGCTTATCGAACTCTACTTGTTACCCCTACAGAGTTAGGAAATTATATCTCCGGAGCAATTCTTTTTGAGGAAACACTTTATCAATCTACCACAGACGGAAAGAAGATTGTCGATGTTCTTGTTGAACAAAAAATTGTGCCAGGAATCAAAGTTGACAAG GGTCTGGTACCACTAGCAGGATCAAATGATGAATCATGGTGCCAAGGATTGGATGGCCTTGCATCACGGTGCGCCGCATACTATCAGCAAGGAGCACGATTCGCTAAATG GCGTACTGTGGTTAGCATTCCGAATGGTCCATCGGCTCTTGCAGTAAAAGAAGCCGCTTGGGGACTAGCACGCTATGCCGCCATTTCACAA GATAATGGCTTGGTACCAATTGTTGAGCCTGAAATACTTTTGGATGGACACCATGGCATTGAGAGAACCTTTGAAGTTGCACAGAAAGTATGGGCAGAAGTGTTCTTCTACATGGCTGAAAACAATGTCATGTTTGAAGGTATACTTCTCAAGCCAAGCATGGTAACTCCTGGTGCTGAATGCGAAGAGAAAGCAACACCAGAACAAGTGGCTGAATACACTCTGAAGCTCCTTAAAAGGAGAATTCCACCTGCCGTTCCTGGCATCATG TTCTTGTCTGGAGGACAATCTGAAGTGGAGGCAACACTGAATTTGAACGCGATGAACCAAAGTCCAAACCCGTGGCACATCTCATTTTCATATGCAAGAGCACTGCAGAACACTTGCCTGAAGACGTGGGGAGGAAGGCCGGAGAACGTCAAGGCTGCACAAGATGCTCTGCTTCTTCGGGCGAAGGCGAATTCACTTGCTCAGCTCGGGAAGTACAGCGGCGAAGGCGAGTCTGCAGAGGCCAAAAAAGGCATGTTTGTCAAGAACTGGTCCTATTAA